One window of the Anaeromyxobacter dehalogenans 2CP-C genome contains the following:
- a CDS encoding TIGR00266 family protein, with translation MRCPSCGDETGPDAACRACGAVLRAGAAGDVLATTSAASTLRYQLVGGNAFACARVELAAGQSILAEAGAMVSMSGNVDLQSRMQGGVMGALRRMVTRESVFVSTFTAMGGPAEVLLAPPVPGDVIGLELEGRTLLVQSSSWLASDPETRIDTEFAGFRGLFAGEGLFFIRLSGRGTALLSSYGAIVRRPIPAGGRYVVDTGHVVAFDAAMPYQVRKASRRGWLRSIVSGEALVAEFAGPGEVWLQTRNLQALAGALFPLFPTQQHGGTDLGRLFGD, from the coding sequence ATGCGCTGTCCCAGCTGTGGAGACGAGACCGGGCCCGACGCGGCCTGCCGCGCGTGCGGCGCGGTGCTGCGCGCCGGCGCGGCCGGGGACGTGCTCGCCACCACCTCCGCCGCGAGCACGCTCCGCTACCAGCTCGTGGGCGGCAACGCGTTCGCGTGCGCCCGCGTCGAGCTCGCCGCCGGCCAGTCGATCCTGGCCGAGGCGGGCGCGATGGTCTCGATGAGCGGCAACGTGGACCTGCAGTCGCGGATGCAGGGCGGGGTGATGGGCGCGCTCCGCCGGATGGTCACCCGCGAGTCGGTCTTCGTCTCGACGTTCACCGCCATGGGCGGGCCGGCCGAGGTGCTGCTCGCGCCGCCGGTCCCGGGCGACGTGATCGGGCTGGAGCTGGAGGGGCGCACGCTGCTGGTGCAGTCCTCCTCCTGGCTCGCCTCGGACCCGGAGACCCGCATCGACACCGAGTTCGCCGGCTTCCGCGGCCTGTTCGCCGGCGAGGGGCTGTTCTTCATCCGCCTCTCCGGCCGCGGCACCGCGCTGCTCTCGTCCTACGGCGCCATCGTGCGCCGGCCCATCCCGGCGGGCGGGCGGTACGTGGTGGACACCGGCCACGTGGTCGCGTTCGACGCGGCCATGCCGTACCAGGTGCGCAAGGCCAGCCGCCGCGGATGGCTCCGCTCGATCGTGTCCGGCGAGGCGCTGGTGGCGGAGTTCGCCGGGCCGGGCGAGGTGTGGCTGCAGACGCGCAACCTCCAGGCCCTCGCGGGCGCGCTGTTCCCGCTGTTCCCCACGCAGCAGCACGGCGGCACGGATCTCGGCCGCCTGTTCGGAGACTAG
- a CDS encoding branched-chain amino acid ABC transporter permease, translating into MRTRLPVPLPSRAPRGYSVVGLLVFVAAVAALAIFPQFVKKPYVLHMGVLLFLAVIQGQAWNVVGGYAGQYSVGHAAYFGVGAYVTMMLLEVNKIAPWWGVWAAMAASVLLSLVIGSITFRLRGPYFVLASISVAEIIRLATLYFKDLTRGAEGFLLGEIPTMNLLGNEILFIGKRPFYFVGLGLAVVAVAVNWVVQHSKLGYYFQAIREDQDAAHSLGINLSFYKNVALSISAALTALAGGFYAMFVKFIDPNTVFGLDVSVQIVLLCIIGGIGTIIGPVIGAVVLVPLSEILRNPKGLVQVGVLPPDSGFVTFVERYLSNAHLLVYGILVVLVILFAPEGVLGVIRRAATRWGRRPQDVPPAAAKA; encoded by the coding sequence ATGCGCACCCGACTCCCGGTTCCCCTCCCCTCGCGCGCCCCCCGCGGCTACTCGGTGGTGGGCCTGCTCGTGTTCGTGGCGGCGGTCGCCGCGCTCGCCATCTTCCCGCAGTTCGTCAAGAAGCCCTACGTGCTGCACATGGGCGTGCTGCTGTTCCTGGCGGTGATCCAGGGGCAGGCCTGGAACGTGGTGGGCGGCTACGCCGGGCAGTACTCGGTGGGCCACGCCGCGTACTTCGGCGTGGGCGCCTACGTCACCATGATGCTGCTCGAGGTGAACAAGATCGCGCCGTGGTGGGGCGTGTGGGCGGCCATGGCGGCCTCCGTGCTGCTGTCGCTCGTCATCGGCAGCATCACCTTCCGGCTGCGCGGCCCGTACTTCGTGCTCGCCTCGATCTCGGTCGCCGAGATCATCCGGCTCGCCACCCTGTACTTCAAGGACCTCACCCGCGGGGCCGAGGGCTTCCTGCTCGGCGAGATCCCGACGATGAACCTCCTCGGCAACGAGATCCTGTTCATCGGCAAGCGGCCCTTCTACTTCGTGGGCCTGGGCCTAGCGGTCGTGGCGGTGGCGGTCAACTGGGTCGTCCAGCACTCGAAGCTCGGCTACTACTTCCAGGCCATCCGCGAGGACCAGGACGCCGCGCACTCGCTCGGCATCAACCTGTCCTTCTACAAGAACGTGGCGCTCTCCATCTCGGCCGCGCTCACCGCGCTGGCCGGCGGGTTCTACGCCATGTTCGTGAAGTTCATCGACCCGAACACGGTGTTCGGGCTGGACGTGTCGGTGCAGATCGTCCTGCTCTGCATCATCGGCGGCATCGGGACCATCATCGGCCCCGTGATCGGCGCGGTGGTGCTGGTGCCGCTCTCCGAGATCCTGCGCAACCCGAAGGGCCTGGTGCAGGTCGGCGTGCTCCCGCCCGACTCCGGCTTCGTCACGTTCGTGGAGCGGTACCTCTCGAACGCCCACCTGCTCGTCTACGGCATCCTGGTGGTGCTCGTGATCCTGTTCGCGCCCGAGGGCGTGCTCGGCGTCATCCGGCGCGCCGCGACGCGCTGGGGGCGCCGGCCGCAGGACGTCCCGCCCGCCGCGGCCAAGGCCTAG
- a CDS encoding CBS domain-containing protein, giving the protein MADAKLTVGDWMTKNPITIEDESSVIEAIHLLKEKNIRRLPVMRQGRLVGLVTEKMLFGYMPAKATTLDQWELHYLLSKTPVRAAMNPAPHTVHPDTPLAEAARLLHDRKLNGVIVVSAQGDLEGLLTTTNALEALIHFSGAASASAKP; this is encoded by the coding sequence ATGGCGGACGCGAAGCTCACGGTCGGCGACTGGATGACGAAGAACCCGATCACCATTGAGGACGAGTCCTCGGTGATCGAGGCGATCCACCTGCTCAAGGAGAAGAACATCCGGCGGCTGCCGGTGATGCGGCAGGGGCGCCTGGTCGGGCTGGTGACGGAGAAGATGCTGTTCGGCTACATGCCGGCGAAGGCGACCACCCTCGACCAGTGGGAGCTGCACTACCTGCTCTCCAAGACCCCGGTCCGCGCCGCGATGAACCCGGCGCCGCACACGGTCCACCCGGACACGCCGCTGGCCGAGGCCGCGCGCCTGCTGCACGACCGCAAGCTGAACGGCGTCATCGTGGTGAGCGCGCAGGGCGATCTGGAGGGGCTGCTCACCACCACGAACGCGCTCGAGGCGCTCATCCACTTCTCGGGCGCCGCCTCCGCGAGCGCGAAGCCGTAG
- a CDS encoding sulfite exporter TauE/SafE family protein, translating to MTIAQGVLVTAASAAAGLVNAVAGGGTLLTFPALMLAGLSPVTANATSTVALWPGQISSVWAYRRHIEEERHRALVLGLPALLGGALGSVLLLALPEKAFAAVVPWLILFACALLALQGPIRRAVGHQVAGNHPVALWIIQFLISVYGGYFGAGIGILMLAAMGILLPSSLQHANALKVLFALLTNGVACVLFLAWGKVDPPLAALMAVASLVGGWAGAHLAQRLPPAGMKAFAIAIGLFAAAKFFW from the coding sequence GTGACCATCGCCCAGGGCGTCCTCGTGACCGCCGCCTCCGCCGCCGCCGGCCTGGTGAACGCCGTCGCGGGCGGAGGCACGCTGCTCACCTTCCCCGCGCTGATGCTCGCCGGCCTCTCCCCGGTGACCGCGAACGCCACCAGCACCGTGGCGCTCTGGCCGGGCCAGATCTCCTCGGTGTGGGCCTACCGGCGCCACATCGAAGAGGAGCGGCACCGCGCGCTCGTGCTCGGGCTGCCGGCGCTGCTGGGCGGCGCGCTCGGCTCGGTGCTGCTGCTGGCGCTGCCCGAGAAGGCGTTCGCGGCGGTGGTGCCGTGGCTGATCCTGTTCGCCTGCGCGCTGCTCGCGCTCCAGGGGCCCATCCGCCGCGCGGTGGGGCACCAGGTCGCCGGCAACCACCCGGTGGCGCTCTGGATCATCCAGTTCCTCATCTCGGTGTACGGCGGCTACTTCGGCGCCGGGATCGGCATCCTGATGCTGGCGGCGATGGGCATCCTGCTGCCGTCCAGCCTGCAGCACGCGAACGCGCTCAAGGTGCTGTTCGCGCTGCTCACGAACGGCGTGGCGTGCGTGCTGTTCCTGGCGTGGGGGAAGGTGGACCCGCCGCTCGCCGCGCTGATGGCGGTCGCGTCGCTGGTGGGCGGCTGGGCGGGCGCGCACCTGGCGCAGCGCCTCCCGCCGGCGGGGATGAAGGCGTTCGCCATCGCGATCGGGCTGTTCGCGGCGGCGAAGTTCTTCTGGTAG
- a CDS encoding ABC transporter substrate-binding protein, whose product MTKKLAMAVAALALALPGTGSAQVKIGFINSITGPEAPIGENLTNGVDMAVEDLKKQGVNVTLVKQDDTGKPQVAMSAMEQLATGDEVAAVVGPYTSATANAVAKLAQQYKVPQVVPAAAKEEITKQGYDWVFRLNAPAHQYAQSLIDAALTFGKPKSIAFIYESTDFGASVAGAGKDYAQKKGLKIVADEAYQKGAPDYRSTLTKIKAQNPDLVFMVSYVADAILLMRQSREVGLKPQAFLGGGAGFDTAQFEGEKDISNLVFSVTQWTPESSKAATAFADRYKAKYGKKPTYHAACAYAAMMVVGETAAKNGGDRKKIRDALANGSWTGIMGKVDFETYEGFTNQNKLVMPVIQYQGGKSETVFPKEAAQKKAVYPFPGWK is encoded by the coding sequence ATGACGAAGAAGCTCGCGATGGCCGTGGCGGCGCTCGCCCTCGCGCTGCCCGGCACCGGCAGCGCGCAGGTGAAGATCGGCTTCATCAACTCCATCACCGGCCCCGAGGCGCCCATCGGCGAGAACCTCACCAACGGCGTGGACATGGCCGTCGAGGATCTCAAGAAGCAGGGCGTGAACGTGACGCTGGTGAAGCAGGACGACACCGGCAAGCCGCAGGTCGCGATGAGCGCCATGGAGCAGCTCGCCACCGGCGACGAGGTCGCCGCCGTGGTCGGCCCCTACACCTCCGCGACCGCGAACGCCGTCGCGAAGCTGGCCCAGCAGTACAAGGTGCCGCAGGTGGTGCCGGCCGCCGCGAAGGAGGAGATCACCAAGCAGGGCTACGACTGGGTGTTCCGCCTGAACGCCCCGGCGCACCAGTACGCGCAGTCGCTCATCGACGCGGCGCTGACGTTCGGCAAGCCGAAGTCGATCGCGTTCATCTACGAGTCCACCGACTTCGGCGCGTCGGTCGCCGGCGCCGGCAAGGACTACGCGCAGAAGAAGGGCCTGAAGATCGTGGCGGACGAGGCGTACCAGAAGGGCGCGCCCGACTACCGCTCCACGCTCACCAAGATCAAGGCGCAGAACCCCGACCTCGTTTTCATGGTCTCCTACGTCGCCGACGCGATCCTGCTCATGCGGCAGTCGCGCGAGGTGGGCCTGAAGCCCCAGGCGTTCCTGGGCGGCGGCGCCGGCTTCGACACGGCGCAGTTCGAGGGCGAGAAGGACATCTCCAACCTGGTCTTCTCGGTGACCCAGTGGACGCCCGAGTCCTCCAAGGCCGCCACCGCGTTCGCCGATCGCTACAAGGCGAAGTACGGCAAGAAGCCGACCTACCACGCGGCCTGCGCCTACGCGGCCATGATGGTGGTGGGCGAGACGGCCGCGAAGAACGGCGGCGACCGGAAGAAGATCCGCGACGCGCTCGCGAACGGATCGTGGACCGGCATCATGGGCAAGGTGGACTTCGAGACGTACGAGGGCTTCACCAACCAGAACAAGCTCGTCATGCCGGTGATCCAGTACCAGGGCGGCAAGTCGGAGACCGTCTTCCCGAAGGAGGCGGCGCAGAAGAAGGCCGTCTACCCGTTCCCGGGCTGGAAGTAG
- a CDS encoding ABC transporter ATP-binding protein: MLKLEKLSFAYGDLKVLWDVDLEVKQGEIVTVVGANGAGKSTILKNVSRLVKPGHGHITFLGQDLRKLASHEVVELGVVQVPEGRRIFPEMTVLENLRMGSFVKATRKDRDRNIERAFTLFPRLKERQKQLGGTMSGGEQQMLAIARGLMANPKLLLLDEPSLGLSPLLVKSIFEIIKEINRQGTTILLVEQNVYQSLRISTRAYVLETGRVVLSGTGAELLDNAHVKKAFLGM, from the coding sequence ATGCTGAAGCTCGAGAAGCTGTCCTTCGCCTATGGCGACCTGAAGGTCCTCTGGGACGTGGACCTGGAGGTGAAGCAGGGCGAGATCGTCACCGTGGTCGGCGCGAACGGCGCCGGGAAGTCCACCATCCTCAAGAACGTCTCGCGCCTGGTGAAGCCGGGCCACGGGCACATCACGTTCCTGGGCCAGGACCTGCGCAAGCTCGCCTCGCACGAGGTGGTGGAGCTGGGTGTCGTGCAGGTGCCGGAGGGCCGCCGCATCTTCCCGGAGATGACGGTGCTCGAGAACCTGCGCATGGGCTCGTTCGTGAAGGCGACGCGCAAGGACCGCGATCGCAACATCGAGCGCGCGTTCACGCTGTTCCCGCGCCTCAAGGAGCGGCAGAAGCAGCTCGGCGGCACCATGTCCGGCGGCGAGCAGCAGATGCTCGCCATCGCGCGCGGCCTGATGGCCAACCCGAAGCTGCTGCTGCTGGACGAGCCCTCGCTGGGCCTGTCTCCGCTGCTGGTGAAGAGCATCTTCGAGATCATCAAGGAGATCAACCGCCAGGGGACCACCATCCTGCTGGTGGAGCAGAACGTCTACCAGTCGCTCCGCATCTCCACGCGCGCGTACGTGCTGGAGACGGGACGGGTGGTACTCTCCGGAACGGGCGCGGAGCTGCTCGACAACGCCCACGTCAAGAAGGCCTTCCTGGGGATGTGA
- a CDS encoding ABC transporter ATP-binding protein has protein sequence MAILDIKHVSKFFGGLAANSDVSFSMEKGMIMGLIGPNGAGKTTLFNCITGFYPPSKGEVLFKGVRMNGLQPNQVCHLGMVRTWQKVRPLAKMTVLDNVMVGALARTTSLKVARQVALEQLHVVKLEHKEEFLAGGLPIGERKKLEVARVLATKPELLLLDEVMGGLNPAESEEIIQLILELRKGGLTQMVIEHDMKAIMRISDRIVVLNSGEKLAEGAPQEIVNNKDVVSAYLGEEVE, from the coding sequence ATGGCGATCCTCGACATCAAGCACGTCTCCAAGTTCTTCGGCGGCCTCGCGGCCAACTCCGACGTCTCCTTCTCGATGGAGAAGGGGATGATCATGGGCCTCATCGGCCCGAACGGCGCCGGCAAGACCACGCTGTTCAACTGCATCACCGGCTTCTACCCGCCGTCCAAGGGCGAGGTGCTGTTCAAGGGCGTCCGGATGAACGGCCTGCAGCCGAACCAGGTGTGCCACCTGGGCATGGTGCGCACCTGGCAGAAGGTGCGGCCGCTCGCGAAGATGACGGTGCTCGACAACGTGATGGTGGGGGCGCTGGCGCGCACCACCAGCCTGAAGGTCGCGCGGCAGGTGGCGCTGGAGCAGCTGCACGTGGTCAAGCTCGAGCACAAGGAGGAGTTCCTGGCCGGCGGCCTCCCCATCGGCGAGCGCAAGAAGCTCGAGGTGGCCCGCGTGCTCGCCACCAAGCCCGAGCTGCTGCTGCTCGACGAGGTGATGGGCGGCCTCAACCCGGCCGAGTCCGAGGAGATCATCCAGCTCATCCTCGAGCTCCGGAAGGGCGGCCTCACGCAGATGGTCATCGAGCACGACATGAAGGCCATCATGCGCATCTCGGATCGCATCGTGGTCCTCAACTCCGGCGAGAAGCTGGCCGAGGGCGCGCCGCAGGAGATCGTCAACAACAAGGACGTGGTCTCCGCCTACCTGGGCGAGGAGGTGGAGTGA
- a CDS encoding branched-chain amino acid ABC transporter permease, which produces MIVFLQSVLSGLLVGGVYALIGIGLTLIFGVMRVTNFAHGELLMLGMYLAWLAFTGLHVDPFLSIVLVAPAMFLWGAFLQKSFVNRVLGALPQNQILLTIGLGLIMSNTVMLIFTSDYRILTTTYSSSSYKLAGLSISQPLLYAFLITVAITGALYWFLLKTDTGQAIRATAQDRDAAQLMGINVRRMSVLAFGIGSALAGTAGALISPTYYIFPQVGSTFTLKAFVIVVLGGMGSVVGATLGGIIIGVAESLSAVYIASGLKELVTFVLFLALLLFKPAGLLGKTRA; this is translated from the coding sequence ATGATCGTGTTCTTGCAGTCGGTGCTGAGCGGCCTGCTCGTGGGCGGCGTCTACGCGCTCATCGGGATCGGGCTCACGTTGATCTTCGGCGTGATGCGCGTGACGAACTTCGCGCACGGCGAGCTGCTCATGCTGGGCATGTACCTCGCCTGGCTCGCCTTCACCGGGCTCCACGTGGATCCGTTCCTGTCGATCGTGCTGGTCGCGCCCGCGATGTTCCTGTGGGGCGCGTTCCTGCAGAAGTCCTTCGTGAACCGGGTGCTCGGCGCGCTGCCGCAGAACCAGATCCTGCTCACCATCGGGCTCGGCCTGATCATGTCGAACACGGTGATGCTGATCTTCACCTCCGACTACCGGATCCTGACCACCACCTACTCGTCCTCCAGCTACAAGCTGGCCGGCCTGTCGATCTCGCAGCCGCTGCTCTACGCGTTCCTCATCACGGTGGCGATCACCGGCGCGCTCTACTGGTTCCTGCTCAAGACCGACACCGGCCAGGCGATCCGCGCCACCGCGCAGGACCGCGACGCGGCCCAGCTCATGGGCATCAACGTGCGGCGCATGTCGGTGCTGGCGTTCGGGATCGGCTCGGCGCTGGCCGGCACCGCCGGCGCGCTCATCTCGCCGACCTACTACATCTTCCCGCAGGTGGGCAGCACCTTCACGCTGAAGGCGTTCGTGATCGTGGTGCTGGGCGGCATGGGCAGCGTCGTCGGCGCCACGCTGGGCGGCATCATCATCGGCGTGGCCGAGTCGCTGTCCGCCGTCTACATCGCGTCCGGGCTGAAGGAGCTGGTCACGTTCGTGCTGTTCCTCGCCCTGCTCCTCTTCAAGCCCGCCGGCCTGCTCGGCAAGACGAGGGCCTGA
- the glp gene encoding molybdopterin molybdotransferase MoeA translates to MLTPETARARILAALSPLAPLPGERVPLADAVGRALAEDLVPGRDLPAFDASTMDGYALRAADARRAGARLPVAFEVYAGRPAAAPLPPGSCCRIFTGAPLPEGADAVEMQEEVRRAGKAAVFRRAAEQGRFVRARGSDLAAGAVAIAAGTVVDPGAVGLAAGIGRAELVVRRRPRVAILPTGDELVPPGSLPGPGELVDSNGLALAAAVREAGGEPILLRPARDEAGSLSAALAAARGADALLTSGGVSVGERDLVRAALERAGARLDFWRVAMRPGKPFAFGLWGTTAVFGLPGNPASTLVTFELFVRPALRALAGLPGSGRVVAVGRLAAAQEKPPELTVYLRCRVRPSGDELVLEPLRTQVSGNLSSTTGHAALAVLPPGRARLARGARVRAILLAADVRHDG, encoded by the coding sequence GTGCTCACCCCAGAGACCGCCCGGGCGCGCATCCTGGCCGCCCTCTCCCCGCTCGCGCCGCTGCCCGGCGAGCGCGTGCCGCTCGCCGACGCGGTCGGCCGGGCGCTGGCGGAGGACCTCGTCCCCGGCCGCGACCTCCCCGCGTTCGACGCCTCCACCATGGACGGGTACGCGCTCCGCGCCGCCGACGCGCGCCGCGCCGGCGCGCGCCTGCCGGTCGCGTTCGAGGTGTACGCCGGCCGGCCCGCCGCCGCCCCGCTGCCCCCGGGGAGCTGCTGCCGGATCTTCACCGGCGCGCCGCTGCCGGAGGGCGCCGACGCGGTGGAGATGCAGGAGGAGGTGCGCCGCGCGGGAAAGGCGGCGGTGTTCCGCCGCGCCGCGGAGCAGGGGCGCTTCGTGCGCGCGCGCGGCTCGGACCTCGCGGCCGGCGCGGTGGCGATCGCCGCCGGGACGGTGGTGGACCCGGGCGCGGTGGGGCTCGCGGCCGGGATCGGCCGCGCCGAGCTGGTGGTGCGCCGCCGCCCGCGGGTCGCGATCCTCCCCACCGGCGACGAGCTCGTGCCGCCCGGCAGCCTCCCCGGCCCCGGCGAGCTGGTGGACTCGAACGGCCTCGCGCTCGCCGCGGCGGTGCGCGAGGCGGGGGGCGAGCCCATCCTGCTCCGCCCCGCCCGCGACGAGGCCGGGAGCCTCTCGGCCGCGCTCGCGGCCGCCCGCGGCGCCGATGCGCTCCTCACCTCCGGCGGCGTCTCGGTCGGCGAGCGCGACCTGGTGCGCGCCGCGCTCGAGCGCGCGGGGGCGCGGCTCGACTTCTGGCGGGTCGCGATGCGCCCGGGGAAGCCGTTCGCGTTCGGGCTGTGGGGCACGACCGCGGTGTTCGGGCTCCCCGGCAACCCGGCCAGCACGCTGGTGACGTTCGAGCTGTTCGTCCGCCCGGCGCTCCGCGCGCTGGCGGGGCTCCCCGGCAGCGGCCGCGTGGTGGCGGTGGGCCGGCTCGCGGCCGCGCAGGAGAAGCCGCCCGAGCTCACGGTCTACCTGCGCTGCCGCGTGCGGCCTTCGGGGGACGAGCTCGTGCTCGAGCCGCTCCGGACGCAGGTCAGCGGCAACCTGTCGTCCACCACCGGTCACGCCGCGCTGGCCGTCCTCCCGCCCGGCCGCGCGCGGCTCGCGCGCGGCGCGCGGGTCCGGGCGATCCTGCTCGCCGCCGACGTGCGGCACGATGGGTGA
- the rnr gene encoding ribonuclease R, with protein sequence MQRDLQERRRAALVDELRKAGGKALSVGEVMQRGNIHPGQRTEVKRVLRDLAREGVLVRDGNRFSLAGAKQPAAAERGGKRPGRPGDGAGPGRLTPSARGQGLAAAAGRAARSGGVLGTLKKHRDGFGFVARIDRKGEDVFVPPHEAARALDGDLVRLEIVPARGGRTAGKIVEVVERRRRLLVGTYHARGKQSFVVPADAELEGYVPVAETAAARDGEVVKVALDPDSPALRGEVVEAIGRPGEPRVEVLKVAYARGFADVFPEPVQAEAVETPDHVRSEDWRGRRDLTALPLVTIDGEDARDFDDAVHVERLPSRKGKPMYRLVVAIADVAHYVRAGTVLDQEAFRRGTSVYFPMQVLPMLPERLSNGICSLNPEVDRLCMVADMVVDGRGETQTAEVYEAVMRSAARCTYTEVARVLAGERVPGRERFRESFELMAELQDKLTAMRRRRGSIDFDLPEAKIVLGDDGQVAAIERRPRNRAHRIVEEFMLAANEAVARWFGARDLSTIYRVHGLPDEEKLQAFLDLAAAHGFEVPELPADPRALNALLEKLQGHAQQRALNQLLLRAMMQAVYSPDNIGHYGLAAEHYLHFTSPIRRYPDLVVHRLLKEEWARRQGRQVRGTPAEALEEMAALASERERAAMEAEREIASFYAALFMQDKVGETFDGVVSAVVEFGAFVELKRWMVEGLVKVEDLPGDFELDVVQHALVDAAGGRAIRVGDEVKVLVAAASPVRRRIDFVLAGAEAMAVAAEGARGKRRRGGSGERGPAEVAVARPEAEGARGPARGRGDLAEALRRRAGGKPARRGEPVGRRPGAQPRGGKQEAGGRRTAGGRQGGGKPRGGKPGGGGKGRRRGR encoded by the coding sequence ATGCAGCGCGATCTGCAGGAGCGCCGCCGCGCGGCGCTGGTGGACGAGCTTCGCAAGGCCGGCGGCAAGGCGCTCTCGGTCGGCGAGGTGATGCAGCGGGGGAACATCCACCCCGGCCAGCGCACCGAGGTGAAGCGCGTGCTGCGCGACCTCGCGCGCGAGGGCGTGCTGGTCCGCGACGGGAACCGCTTCTCGCTGGCGGGGGCGAAGCAGCCGGCGGCGGCGGAGCGGGGCGGCAAGCGGCCGGGGCGCCCGGGCGACGGCGCCGGGCCGGGGCGGCTCACGCCGTCCGCGCGCGGCCAGGGGCTGGCGGCCGCGGCGGGCCGGGCCGCGCGCAGCGGCGGCGTGCTCGGCACGCTCAAGAAGCACCGCGACGGCTTCGGGTTCGTGGCGCGCATCGACCGCAAGGGCGAGGACGTGTTCGTGCCGCCGCACGAGGCGGCGCGCGCGCTCGACGGCGACCTGGTGCGCCTGGAGATCGTCCCGGCGCGCGGCGGGCGCACGGCGGGGAAGATCGTGGAGGTGGTGGAGCGCCGGCGGCGGCTGCTGGTCGGCACCTACCACGCCCGCGGCAAGCAGAGCTTCGTGGTCCCGGCGGACGCCGAGCTGGAGGGCTACGTGCCGGTGGCCGAGACCGCGGCCGCCCGCGACGGCGAGGTGGTGAAGGTCGCGCTCGACCCGGACAGCCCGGCGCTGCGCGGCGAGGTGGTGGAGGCGATCGGCCGCCCCGGCGAGCCGCGCGTCGAGGTGCTGAAGGTCGCGTACGCGCGCGGGTTCGCGGACGTGTTCCCGGAGCCGGTGCAGGCCGAGGCGGTGGAGACGCCGGACCACGTCCGCTCCGAGGACTGGCGCGGCCGGCGCGACCTCACCGCGCTGCCGCTCGTCACCATCGACGGCGAGGACGCGCGCGACTTCGACGACGCGGTGCACGTGGAGCGGCTGCCCTCGCGCAAGGGCAAGCCCATGTACCGGCTGGTGGTGGCCATCGCCGACGTGGCCCACTACGTGCGCGCCGGCACCGTGCTCGACCAGGAGGCGTTCCGGCGCGGCACCAGCGTCTACTTCCCGATGCAGGTGCTGCCCATGCTTCCGGAGCGGCTCTCCAACGGGATCTGCTCGCTCAACCCCGAGGTGGACCGCCTCTGCATGGTCGCGGACATGGTGGTGGACGGGCGCGGCGAGACGCAGACCGCAGAGGTGTACGAGGCGGTGATGCGGAGCGCCGCGCGCTGCACCTACACCGAGGTGGCGCGCGTGCTCGCCGGCGAGCGGGTCCCGGGGCGCGAGCGCTTCCGCGAGTCGTTCGAGCTCATGGCGGAGCTGCAGGACAAGCTCACCGCCATGCGGCGGCGGCGCGGCAGCATCGACTTCGACCTGCCCGAGGCGAAGATCGTGCTCGGCGACGACGGCCAGGTCGCGGCCATCGAGCGCCGCCCGCGCAACCGCGCGCACCGCATCGTCGAGGAGTTCATGCTCGCCGCGAACGAGGCGGTGGCGCGCTGGTTCGGCGCGCGCGACCTCTCCACCATCTACCGGGTGCACGGGCTGCCCGACGAGGAGAAGCTCCAGGCGTTCCTCGACCTGGCGGCGGCGCACGGCTTCGAGGTCCCGGAGCTGCCCGCCGACCCGCGCGCGCTGAACGCGCTGCTGGAGAAGCTGCAGGGGCACGCGCAGCAGCGCGCGCTCAACCAGCTCCTGCTCCGGGCCATGATGCAGGCGGTCTACAGCCCGGACAACATCGGCCACTACGGCCTGGCCGCCGAGCACTACCTGCACTTCACCTCGCCCATCCGCCGCTACCCGGACCTCGTGGTCCACCGGCTGCTCAAGGAGGAGTGGGCGAGGCGCCAGGGGCGGCAGGTGCGCGGCACGCCGGCCGAGGCGCTGGAGGAGATGGCCGCGCTGGCGTCCGAGCGCGAGCGCGCGGCCATGGAGGCGGAGCGCGAGATCGCGTCCTTCTACGCGGCGCTGTTCATGCAGGACAAGGTCGGCGAGACGTTCGACGGCGTGGTGTCGGCGGTGGTCGAGTTCGGCGCGTTCGTGGAGCTGAAGCGCTGGATGGTCGAGGGCCTGGTGAAGGTGGAGGACCTCCCCGGCGACTTCGAGCTGGACGTCGTGCAGCACGCGCTGGTGGACGCGGCCGGCGGCCGGGCGATCCGGGTGGGCGACGAGGTGAAGGTCCTCGTCGCGGCGGCGAGCCCGGTGCGGCGGCGGATCGACTTCGTGCTGGCCGGCGCCGAGGCGATGGCGGTCGCGGCGGAGGGCGCGCGCGGGAAGCGCCGGCGCGGCGGGTCCGGCGAGCGCGGCCCGGCCGAGGTGGCCGTGGCGCGGCCCGAGGCGGAGGGCGCGCGCGGTCCGGCCCGGGGGCGCGGCGATCTCGCCGAGGCGCTCCGGCGGCGCGCGGGCGGGAAGCCGGCGCGCCGGGGCGAGCCCGTTGGACGGCGTCCGGGCGCGCAGCCGCGCGGCGGGAAGCAGGAGGCCGGCGGGCGTCGGACGGCGGGCGGCAGGCAGGGCGGCGGCAAGCCGCGGGGTGGGAAGCCGGGCGGCGGCGGCAAGGGCCGGCGCCGCGGGCGCTGA